A genomic stretch from Limanda limanda chromosome 11, fLimLim1.1, whole genome shotgun sequence includes:
- the kiaa0319 gene encoding dyslexia-associated protein KIAA0319 produces MTEKTLLLLLLHSVDAVMASQCWQGATFSQAVVSPAADSSGVLRVPGVLTLPQCVAACCDLPGYDLAWLFQGRCYILICQQRENCQPRERPGADSSLAFLRRAPPETLVLQSLVRGEPSSGRWGSRPSEAPGDLEVLKDLKDLALFDLGGSEGSPEETAGGETSTHHSSLKGRDGFNQSEADVGPERTDSTDMPPPTGTAQIPASSGGNFSRGDEDGTRRPTDPAEETTKTQGGTVSSSTTDSTHQDHSRTSAPPPTAADWPSSTTTQTDVVMTSAAAAAPPTMPHPPTATSPLSTSPAPPTTTPLSAESESEVVGSNRAPVAVVGPDRKLFLPLGSLLLDGSGSTDDRGIASYHWDALSAPPGLRLEDADRAAATATGLRGGRYTFRLTVSDQQGATDSASVTFRVEEAARLPPVAHASGSHTLTLPNNSLVLRGSVTDGDQTRVQFLWVRDRQSPAAGDVLYGSETQAALCLANLVEGTYLFQLRVADAQGRSSTATATVEVRPDPGGGEEVELEMLVSVSQVSLSQRDTVVRQLAALLHVLDGDIQVRALQGHSHLSSVLRLSVGGPSGGGPSGGQPSVGGPSGGRLSGSRIVSLLRNQLLRDKSDYLLFRVLRVDTVLCLLPCSGRGQCDPVTKDCSCDPFWTENVIRRYLGDGESNCEWRVLYVVLTSFLLMGVILSVSWTFVCCCKRRSRTRVRRKTRYTILDNMDEQERMELRPKFSIKHRSTEHNSSLMMSESELDSDQDTIFSRARPPGPSRKQLAAQANRNGNAFG; encoded by the exons ATGACGGAGAAAacgttgctgctgctgctgcttcactcgGTCGACG CTGTCATGGCGTCTCAGTGCTGGCAGGGGGCGACCTTCTCTCAGGCGGTGGTGTCCCCGGCAGCGGACAGCAGCGGCGTCCTGCGGGTCCCCGGCGTGCTGACGCTGCCGCAGTGCGTGGCGGCGTGCTGCGACCTGCCGGGTTACGATCTGGCCTGGCTGTTCCAGGGACGCTGCTATATCCTGATCTGCCAGCAGAGGGAGAACTGCCAGCCGCGAGAGAGACCAGGGGCCGACTCGTCCTTGGCCTTCCTGCGGAGGGCGCCACCTGAGACGCTAGTGCTTCAGTCGCTGGTCAGAGGGGAGCCGTCCAGCGGCCGCTGGGGGTCCCGGCCCTCTGAGGCCCCCGGGGACCTGGAGGTCCTGAAGGACCTGAAGGACCTGGCTCTCTTTGACCTGGGGGGTTCCGAGGGAAGCCCGGAGGAGACGGCAGGCGGAGAAACGTCGACTCATCATTCGTCTCTGAAGGGAAGAGACGGATTCAACCAATCAGAAGCAGACGTCGGTCCAGAGAGGACTGACAGCACAgacatgcccccccccaccgggACGGCTCAGATCCCAGCCTCGTCGGGGGGGAACTTCagccgaggagacgaggacgGAACCCGGAGGCCGACGGATCCGGCAGAGGAAACC ACCAAAACACAAGGTGGCACTGTTTCCTCATCAAccactgactccacccatcaaGACCATTCAAGGACCTCAGCTCCACCCCCGACCGCAGCTGATTGGCCGAGCAGCACGACCACACAGACGG ATGTCGTGATGacgtcagcagcagctgcagctccgccCACCATGCCCCACCCCCCGACCGCCACCTCACCTCTCAGCAccagccccgccccccccaccacgaCCCCCCTCTCTGCTGagtctg AGTCGGAGGTCGTCGGGTCAAACCGCGCCCCGGTGGCGGTCGTAGGTCCTGACAGGAAGTTGTTCCTCCCGCTTGGCAGCTTGTTGCTCGATGGCAGCGGCAGCACGGACGACCGCGGCATCGCCAGCTACCACTGGGACGCcctcag cGCCCCCCCCGGGCTGAGGCTGGAGGACGCCGACCGGGCGGCCGCCACGGCAACAGGTCTCCGGGGGGGGCGCTACACCTTCCGACTGACTGTCTccgaccagcagggggcgacagaCAGCGCCTCGGTGACCTTCAGGGTGGAGGAGG ccgctcgTCTTCCTCCCGTCGCTCACGCCAGCGGCAGCCACACGTTGACTCTGCCCAACAACTCGCTCGTCCTGCGAGGATCCGTCACCGACGGAGACCAGACCCGGGTCCAGTTCCTCTGGGTCAGGGACCGCCAGAGTCCTGCTGCCGGG gacgtCCTGTACGGCTCGGAGACGCAGGCCGCTCTGTGCCTCGCCAACCTGGTGGAAGGAACCTACCTGTTCCAGCTGCGGGTGGCCGACGCCCAGGGGCGCTCCAGCACGGCCACGGCCACGGTGGAGGTCCGACCAG ACCcgggcgggggggaggaggtggagctggagatgctGGTGTCAGTGTCTCAGGTGAGTTTGTCTCAGAGAGACACGGTCGTCCGGCAGCTCGCCGCTCTGCTGCACGTCCTCGACGGAGACATCCAGGTCCGAGCGCTGCAGGGACACTCCCACCTCAG ctcGGTGCTCCGGCTCTCGGTGGGCGGGCCCTCGGGGGGCGGGCCCTCGGGGGGGCAGCCCTCGGTGGGGGGGCCCTCGGGGGGGCGTCTCTCTGGCTCCAGGATCGTGAGTCTGCTCAGGAaccagctgctcagagacaagAGCGACTACCTGCTGTTCCGAGTCCTGAGAGTCGACACCGTGT TGTGTCTCCTCCCCTGTTCGGGGCGTGGCCAGTGCGACCCGGTCACCAAGGACTGCTCATGTGACCCGTTCTGGACGGAGAACGTGATCCGCCGTTACCTTGGTGACGGAGAAAGCAACTGTG AGTGGCGGGTGCTGTACGTGGTCCTGACCAGTTTCCTGCTCATGGGCGTCATCCTGTCCGTCAGCTGGACCTTCGTCTGCTGCTGCAAGAG GAGGAGCCGGACCCGAGTGAGGAGGAAAACCAGGTACACCATCCTGGACAACATGGACGAGCAGGAGAGGATGGAGCTCAGACCCAAGTTCA GCATCAAGCACCGGAGCACCGAGCACAACTCCAGCCTGATGATGTCCGAGTCGGAGCTGGACAGCGACCAGGACACCATCTTCAGCCGGGCCCGCCCCCCCGGCCCCAGCAGGAAGCAGCTCGCCGCTCAGGCCAATCGCAACGGAAACGCCTTCGGATGA